In the genome of Epinephelus fuscoguttatus linkage group LG4, E.fuscoguttatus.final_Chr_v1, the window aaaaaacaaaaccctccCATTTTGAATcatgggaaaataaaatgttactcTCAAAAGTATCCTCATTCAAACGTTTGTAAGTCTTTCTAAAATGTAACAATGAAATATTTTGATAATATCTTTATATCTAAAATCTGTGAGCCAATAGAAGCCTCCCATTACTacccagctgtgtgtgcatattGTATGATGTGTATGAGCTTTTAGTGTAGCTCCATATTTGTGCTTTCAGTCAGAGTAAAAATTCTTGGAGCTCAGAAAGTCACAACATGGTTAAATCTGATAAGCATGATGTCGTTTCATCTTGTCTGTCCCAAACCTCCGAGTTTCCACTGTGTGGGTGTAGCAATGGGTCTGTGAGAGCTTTGAAACAAATAAGAAATGTTCACACATAAAGTCATTTAAATTGAATTCTAAAGCAAAATTATAAGATGAAAATtacatgaagaaaaaataaaaccaaatgggagactaaaaagaaaaacaaacagaaagtaaAAGCTTTCATCTTCTGTTGaagaaaaggcaaaaagcaaaaaacaaacaaaatgaaaacatcactGTCATGATACATAGGAACTGGCCGCTTTTCCCAGATCGCTCTTAGCACTAAGAGCTTCTTAAGAAGGCTCTTAAACctcctgtgaaaaaaaaaacgcacacGCACAGCAGGGAGTTAGTGCTTCGGGtaacagctgtgtgttttcacacaTCTGCACATATATGTCACATTAACTCTTTTACAACTGTCAGCATGCTGCTGTGTATTTTCATAGTTTATACCTGGCGTGTTGTCTGATTCTCAGTGTAGATTTATATAGTCCACAAATCTGTCAATTTTGTCCTTCCATGAACTGGTCACGTTAAGATGATCATTAGCAGAGACACAGCATTGATGAATACAAGTAGGACACAATGTGGTCAGGATACAATGCAGGTCCTTAAGTTCATTTGTCCTTTCGTCCatcattcatatttttgtatAAATACAATACATTTCCTTATGATTCTTATTTAGTTGTAGTCTTGTTTCGTCATGAAAATAGGTCAATAACAAATATTTATCatcttagtttttcattagaattattagaacacacatacacacgagcAGCAGGGAATTAGTGCGTTAGGTAGCAgcgctgtgtgtgacttataCGCCGATGAAGTGGGTGATCGATGTGCCTGACATCGATTAATTTAGGCCTAGTTTTAGCACAGTGGTCAGCTCCTGTTAAGAGCGTCTTAAAGAGCGATCTTAAGAAGGGCATTAAGAAGGCATCTGGGAAACACTCTTATCTTAGCGACCCTTCTTACCAAAGACTTTCTTAACTGCGCTTAAACACGCCATAGCATGTTCTAAGCAGGATAATCTATAGCAGGTGAGTGTTGAAAAATAAGGAAGGGATACATTATTATGATTACAGGATACATTATCCctcttagaacatggcttactactaaaacattcagtgatgtgacaaaaaaaataatgattaaaacaCGTTTTATTGATTCAAAAAAATGGGTCTGTACTCTGTATCCATGGCAACGGCAGCCTAATTATaattaattttgtgtgtgtggactaacgttagctgataataggttcgttcgagatgagccagtcctgcgcagattcgatcgccggcgatcggcgcacaatgcatgccggttagttttgtgtctgacttcatcccgacttgctctgacgtattacaaaagtggacggcgataaaaccgcgagagcgaggcggccgcagtttttagagccaggcgctgcagttgctctccaccgactgcaccgcaTGGCTCTCACCTGAACAGCTCATTGGTTCAGATGCCGACTCAACAAtgtgacgttttagataaactactaatttttgttgaattttagagattaagattgtatttgtctgatctgaaggtttattctgtgaacagaaaacatgttgtgtgactaatggtaacaaactgatatatgggtctgatcacttttttaatgaattgacatcattctagacaggatgttagtgtgtctgtgacttcctgtacggactgaaggctgctggaaactgtccgacttcagcgcagctttttgtcaccaccccccgctgcggccgcctgctTTAGTCTATACTTTTCaagcgaggcgcagttcatctcgaacgagcctacTGATGAtcctcagtctaaggccgtTGCTATGGTGTCCCTAGCAACGGAGCAGCACAGATGCCCAAAGAAATAAATGCCGCAGAATTTTGTTGACTGACCAATAAGAATCATgtatttaagagtgccatgttctaaattaatttattttatgactATACTTAGCTGGTGTCTTGGCAATTTATTTTAAGAGGATCATGACTCGTAAGTAAGTCAGTGATGTTTCCCTCCAGGTCTCAATTGATGGGACAGAAAAATAGGTTAAGtgcatgaaataaaaacataataaagtgAACATGTTGGATTAGTCTACATTAACTGATTTCTGGAAGACTTAAGCTGTAGGAGGAAGATCCACTAAATAGTTAAATATTGATCTGCTGTGATTGATATTAAATGTATGTTGTGAGTAGAGAAGTGAGCTCTTGAGTGGGGAGTGaggtggctcttaaaagagccgttGTGGTTTCTGGAGCGGCAGCAGAGTGTTTAAGCTCTCTCTCCACGGATGCGACGGGCCAGCTGGATGTCTTTGGGCATGATGGTGACTCTCTTGGCGTGGATGGCGCATAGGTTGGTGTCCTCAAACAGGCCCACCAGGTAAGCCTCACTGGCCTCCTGCAGAGCCATGACAGCGGAGCTCTGGAAGCGCAGGTCGGTCTTGAAGTCCTGCGCGATTTCTCGGACCAGGCGCTGGAAGGGCAGCTTGCGGATGAGCAGCTCGGTGGATTTCTGGTAGCGACGGATCTCTCTCAGAGCCACGGTACCGGGCCTGTAACGGTGAGGCTTCTTCACGCCGCCGGTGGCCGGGGCGCTCTTACGGGCAGCCTTGGTGGCCAGCTGCTTCCTCGGGGCTTTGCCTCCGGTGGATTTACGAGCGGTCTGCTTGGTTCTTGCCATGACTTCTTCTTTCTCTGGGAAGGAGAATGATGCAGTGAAACGACGTGATGCGCTGCTCTTAAACTCTGAAAGCGGCTGTGAGATGGTGACGCTGCTTCAGACCTCCGGCTCCTGATTGGTGAGGGGCTCCTACGGAGGTCAGCACCGCCTGAAGGAGCGACCCACCGCCCGAGACTCCGCTGCTTATTGGCTGGAAATACTTTCAAAAGCTCCGCCAAAATTCAGGCTGGGCcgccctctgctgctctgctgaagCCTCTTTTCTGGTTGGTCTGGCAGGAACCGGCCCGCGCTCTGTGGATATATAGAGGAGGGTTTAAGCTGCTGAGGAAACACTTCTCTTTGTCCCGACTTTAGAGAGCAtctgaaaaatgagtggccGCGGAAAAACCGGTGGAAAAGCCAGAGCCAAGGCAAAGACCCGCTCCTCCCGTGCTGGGCTCCAGTTCCCAGTCGGCCGTGTCCACAGGCTGCTGCGCAAAGGAAACTATGCGGAGCGTGTCGGTGCCGGCGCCCCCGTCTACCTGGCGGCTGTGCTGGAGTACCTGACCGCTGAGATCCTGGAGTTGGCTGGAAACGCTGCCCGCGACAACAAGAAGACCCGTATCATCCCCCGTCACCTGCAGCTGGCTGTCCGCAACGACGAGGAGCTCAACAAGCTGCTGGGCGGAGTGACCATCGCTCAGGGCGGCGTGCTGCCCAACATCCAGGCTGTTCTGCTGCCCAAGAAGACCGAGAAGGCCGCCAAGTCCAAGTAAACCTGGACACTCTCTGGCTGCTGCAAACCAGCCCCCCAaacggctcttttaagagccacacAATCACCTCATAAAGAGCTCTGATTCTCATGTCACTCTGATGGACTTCGGGAAggggagaggggaaaaaaaaaaaaaaagactacaatATAACTGTTTATGAAACACCACAGTTGATCACTTAAATCTTGAAAAATCTGCAACATACCGGTACTTTTTAAGACTATCAGTAAGATTAGGCTAACTGAACAAGATTTAAGTAAAGCAAAATTGTTACACTTTTGACGCTTTAAATAGGCTTTAATATGATCTTTatagggaggggggaggggagtgTTAGTGGATTCAACGACGAATCGCATTGCTGATTTATCACATCACGTGCTCTTGATATTGTAACGTGGACCCAGAATAGACTCTGCAGATATAAAGTTTGGTGTAGCCATAGCAACgctctttataaacaacaagccttTCAATACAAGCAAGTGCTAGCGGATAGTGGGTTAGACTTAGTGATGTGACGTTCCCAAACGACccgagtctttgaaccggctctgtGAAGTGAACTAGTGAGCAGTAGAGATGGGATTTATGGCTCTTTGAGGGGGAGCCGGATCTTGGTGAGCCGTTCCTTTCAAAGAGCCGTTCAAAAAACTGGctcatttgactgatttttatatttattaagttttaagAAGCCAGCCTGGTGGTAACTCATTTTATCTTGGAAATAATTTACTGGGGGGTATGATGGGGTAagatttggaacaaaataatacaaaattagaTATCCCACCAATATCTGAGTTTgaattattctgaaatattgattataacCTCATTTGACATGTGTGGACTAGGAGGCcatttacacgttgccggctattttcataaacggacatttcaccgtctccgttttcaaaaagatcttcattTACACTTAcccatgtatatatacacaagagcacgccaaacctgtaggtggcagtgtaacgagaagctcaagccttccatgtatccattgtcaccatagcaacataggtcgcacttttgacacaagcgcaagttacggcgcatactgtgacgtcggctgcctataactctgtttatctccgtttatctcagtttacatgcaaacgcgcaacaggagttttccaaaatctccactctggccggagtttttagaaagactcgttttcagaggagaaatctccgtttgcgtgtaaacgaagggcacaaacgaaggaagatgtctccgtttatcaaaatcaccgtgtacgcgTAAACGGCCTctagattttaaagtctgatcTGGATTCATTGTAAATATTCCACAAGGTTGCGCCATATCACTCTGctttgacagtgacatcactatTTTGGATTTACCCTTTATACaaattgtttgtatgtgtgtaaagctaCCATGAGTTGTTATTCATGCAACACCGTGACCTTAACacttacaaataaacattaaaaaacaaagcaggctACAATGAATTTTGCTCAGgggaggagcaaaggaggagcacacagtgatataaaaaaaaaaaaaaaaaaaaaaaaaaaaagaacggtTCCCAGCTGCGACTCGGTTCCCATCGTTCATGTTAACGAGCCGTTCAATAGAATCGGTTCGTTCGTGAACGTCACAACACTAATGAGCAGCtgcactgtctttctccctcacaaacTAGACTCTCTCAACTTGTTACAGATCAAATCTGAAATTAATGGATACagagtaaattaaagcaaaaaacaaagaaattaggaactggctcgttcactctaaagagctggttcactcattcacttcaaagagctggttcaaagactcggctcATTCGCGCACGTCACATCACTACTGTAAATTAGTTTTTCTCAATTGCTAAAACACTAAAACCCATTGGCTGAACAAAGTTTGCAGTTGCCTGAACTCATTTAGCTAATTGTGCAGTCTGTTGTCAATACCTTAAACCATTTCACATGGTAAAACACAATTTGCAGATCTCACTTAGACTTTTCAGCAGAACTctaaacacattctcattctcaAAACACATTCTGCACTCTAATGCACATGTCACCCATACTGGTAAACACAAGTGGCAACAATCAAATACAAATAGAGAACACATGTCATTGATTAAACACAATCACTGAAAAGtgatttcacttgtttcaaatcATGTGACAAACCCAATATAAGCCAGTTCAGAGAACAAATAGGTTGTTGAAGGTGGGAAGGAGAAAGTCAGGAGGGAAAATATTGCTTGTAATGTCGACAAAGTGCTCTGGCCTGACCCagcccaaagaaaaaaaaagcacattgaTCACATGTTTACTCCTTTGATTTTTGTATTGTATACTGTAGTACAGTGCATTGTAGGCTATACTGTACAATAAACAAATTGTCTGGCCCTGAACATTGTGCTTTCCATTTGTTTACAGGACTGACTGCTCAATAGATTTTGACTGGTTGCAGGTTCATATCAACAAAGAACAATAATTATAGTATCACAGAAACAAAGGACAAGTTTGTGAGATGCAGGGTACAGTACTGTAAAAATAGGGgtacaaggaggaggaagaacaaaaaaaatgcaaagagcATAGCAGAGTATAATTTCTGATCAATTTTGAGCTACTATGATAGAACATGTTTTCAATCATCAAAAGacaatgacagaaaaatatgaaatttgTTTTGAGATTGAAAATGTACTTCTCCCTGAGAACTATATGTTTTGAACAAcgtgttttctattttttagtATATTGTTTACTGACTGCTTGATAGTGTATATCATTTTGATGGTTTTGTTTATGATTTgagagcagtgtttggttttgagCACAGGTAAATCTGTTTTGAGGCGAAAGTTTCATTTTGCATGAGGAGTCAGAGGTTTTGTAAATAGTGCTTGAAGCTGAGGTTTTGTgtttaatattttcagaaaatGGAGCAAGGTTTCAGAAATTGTGTTTTagcaattgagaaaaactgtaataacCTGTTACTCGTAATTTGATGACTGAGATACAAATTCTAATTCAATTTGTAGTGACTGAAActgacaacatttaaatgtcGTTAAgaaattcagtttattttaggATCTAAAGCTAAAAATAGGCCTTAAAATTATCATGACAAAATCAGTCCGCAGTTAGGTCGAtatagtctgttttttttttttttgtttgttttgtttttttaaagggggGATTTGTGTTTGTATTACAATTATATAATTAAGTTTTGATCGTGTTCATAGTAATGATTGAAACTATTATTAGTATTACTAATTCTATTAAAAAACGCTAATCAATCGACTGGATATAGCCACCATAAAACtgacatcatcattattattattattattattattattattattattattattattcctgttttcttatttatctgttttattcattttgaggaaaaatTAATTACTTCTCCTTAAAGTATACTTAACATTGTAATGCATAATAATGAATCCATGTGTGTTctcttcatttcattttctcagATTCATGTTATGGATCAAAATCAAGCTggatataaaacaaaaagaagacgacagaaagaacaaaaaacaacataaataacaGAATACTCTTTAAaaccacagtgtgtaggaatttctcccatacaacgttgaaatcatatattgcattcaaagggatagcgcactctagcgcctcactgtttcaaatgcaTATTGCAACAACAGttgccgctgtgtaccaaaaagctatgataacattgatgaaaccatggcTGTTTCTCAATATGCGTTCTTGTGCGGACTTGTGTTCTTGTGAGCTTGTGACACGTCATCAGTCAcagcccaagtactgttccaattcaaagttcacatctaGCCAAGTTCAGTCCGAATGCCCGGATGTGTTCTCGCCACGCGCCTTTTGCCGGGGATGCATCGGAGCAGACTCGTGTGGACTTCAGACAGCCAGGTATCGCAGCATGCATTTTGCAACAATAATGGGAAATGGCAAGTGAGAGAAACTCGCACAATTGTAAGCTGTAATTAATGATATGTTACTGATGTTTTGTCATGGAACGTAGGCTAGTGTTTTCATGTGTAGTTTAAACTTCAGACCCGTGGTCGATGTATTAATATGGAGCCCAGTTGAATGTGAGGTCCCGCTAGATGACAGCGGTGTCAGCGCTCATACATAATAAACATATGTGTATGAGCGCTCAGGCTGCCCCACCGAGAGCAGCCTCTCTCAGGTAGTCCTTTTGAACTCGTTGCTGATATCTCTGTAGtggttaaatatgaaatgtaatttgtttGGGGAATGTCTAATGGGCAATATTCAGTCTCAGTATATaagatatattattatattattaaatagCCTTTACCAggtggaaagagctgctgaTGGACAGGCCAGCGCccggctcaacctcacacacctcatccctctcctcgcatcactgtgCCGCTgcgccgttagctgttagccgttagctgctaacagcggcgcagtgattctgtctcccgtgatgctgcatatgatcctgcattatgctcaaacagtgggactttgtttcaaatttgctgGGATAGTAGCGAAGcgtttctttctcctctccttcagcttctcagtcaaGCAGCGTTGGCCTGGCTGTCAAGGAAAACGCCGACGGcagggctgtatgtcccttgctggggttgtattctcaagatggcaaAACGTTATGGAACCCCCCCAGACGACTTGCccacacaatgtacaaacaaatccaaaaaacTCCTTTTACaagaatgcagacatcaattttgtttattttgccaataaacaactgaaaatgttgcaCAATGTCCCTTCAAGGATGGTGGgggtggctcttaaaagagccttTCTGTGAGTAGTTTGTTGATGAGACTGATGACAGCTCACTTCTTCTTGGCTGCTGCTTTCTTGACTTTGGGCTTGGCTGCCTTCTTTGCGGGGGCTTTCTTGGCTGCAGGGGCCTTTTTGGCCACCTTCTTGGGGCTCCTGGCTGCTTACTTGGTTGCTGCCAGTTTATTTGCCTTCTTGTGAGACTTCTTAGCAGCTgagcaggggcctgtatcacgaagcaggattaatgtcttatcgaggtaacttcagggttaaccctgggttttcggtctcataaagccggttcagttcttatcagggtagatcaccatggtaacttactctgaacggctatcctgctccggagcagggtaagttcagggttgaatctgatcctataaaaagcaccacccactggccaatcagctgtttggaaaaaaaatgactccgctgacagaaatgcagcacagTCATGAtgggaagtttaattaatttgattggttttgatttgaaagtttattttgaacattaacaagaaaagaaagcaacaacaacaacagacaatgaaaagattgttcaaaaaggagtggaaagaagttaAACTTTCATCCCAcgccttcataagaaagaaactgataatttgcggacacttaatagcaccattaattagcgccaacattttgttttgttggaggaattgatccctgttaaagataatgggcctaactgacagctttgctgctggaaatgtggaaagtagcctatcacagctgttaatttctaacacaggtcaatatcaggatgattttattcagactatcaatttggtgttgatatgatttaattgtggcgtcagctttaagctttattgtagcatatataacattatgacaaagaagagcaatttatcagacgcaatgatgttagacgataattgtaatacacgcaattcatctgcacagcattgatttcatgggattcaagggtgtgatcagtgtcagatgtacaggtacaggtactgtagctacttgaaccagtgatgagtaatttaacctacacatcattttatttgctaccttgttttgtcttgatttttccctctctcctcctctctttcttctttcctgaccggtttttctttttttcttctctgttatgtgatttcattgatgttttcacaggggaatttctttgataagcttttagtggcttctaacctctctggcacttttctttttttaatcttgtaaatttttctgtttttaacattacgtgcaaataaactaatctaaacttaTATATGATCTAATGTTTCCTTCGGATGTCACCAGTGATAAAACAGTTAATTTATGGAACACACAAGTAACAAGAGTTAACAAGAGCTAATTCCTATTATTAAGTTAGTCGAAGACAGGGTCAGACTGGCCATCAGGTTTATCAGGAATATTCCCGGTCCCGTGGATAACCAAATGGCCCGCAGCTAAAAATCCACTCATTTGGAGGCGGCTTGAACCATTCACGTATCAGGACAGCACAGTGAAAGCTCACATTGTCCCAAACTATGACGTATACAGGATGCACTGCTTGCTGATTCAGCTGCTCATGTGCAGTCATAATATCCTGTAGACCACCCAGAAATGTAGGGAGATGTTCAGTGTTATATGGGCCTTGGTTTGCATGATGATGGAGACCCCCCAGTTATTTATGGCTGCACAAAGGGTGACATTGCCATCACGCCAGCCAGGGACTTCCACAATGGCACGTTGACCAATTATGTTCATTACAATATAGTTTACAGTACTGCAACTACTGGCCTATGGTAACAGTCGGCCTATAGAATTGTACTGGAAGCATCAGTGCTGAGAGTGTGTAGGTTGCACGTACTTGCACATACTAATATCTAATATCTACTAATAACTCCTGCAGAGATGCACTCAAAAAGTACTCTGTACACTTGTTTCATGTTAAGTCTGTTACGCTGGAGCACATGGTCAATAAAagacttttttatgtttttgtaatgaTAGAATTATGTTATACAATTTAAGTAGCACGCAAAAAGGGGGGGAAAATGCATGCAGGTGCGCGTCCTTTGTTTGTCTCCCACGCAAAAATCAG includes:
- the LOC125886805 gene encoding histone H2A-like, encoding MSGRGKTGGKARAKAKTRSSRAGLQFPVGRVHRLLRKGNYAERVGAGAPVYLAAVLEYLTAEILELAGNAARDNKKTRIIPRHLQLAVRNDEELNKLLGGVTIAQGGVLPNIQAVLLPKKTEKAAKSK